From a region of the Gemmatimonadota bacterium genome:
- a CDS encoding methylmalonyl-CoA mutase: MSDVEDTRRLEDTRRTVTTDSGIEVEPCYGPQDASHQPGVFPFTRGIYPDMYRGRVWTMRQYAGFGTAEETNERFRYLLDRGQTGLSVAFDLPTQMGYDSDGAMAEGEVGRVGVAIDSLADMRRLFDGIRLDDVSTSMTINSTASILLAFYVALGDERGVPRDSLAGTVQNDVLKEYVARGTYIYPVDASLRLVSDIIVFCSREIPRWNAISISGYHIREAGSTAPQEVAFTFANGLEYVARAISAGLDIESFAPRLSFFFAAHNDLLEEVAKFRAARRLWARLLKERYGASDESCRLRFHTQTGGSTLTAQQPLNNVVRVTVQALAATLGGTQSLHTNAFDEALALPTEESARLALRTQQIIAAECGVTRTADPLGGSHYVEALTDEIERRAVQYLDVIDELGGASKAIDYMREEIHRAAYAFQMDIESGERPVVGVNLHTEDEGPGRVGQPDHSALERGQIERLTAFKGERDAAEVRARLVAIRDGARGTSNLLPSIIEAVKAGVTLGEISDGLRAEWGVFDG; encoded by the coding sequence ATGTCTGACGTCGAAGACACCAGGCGCCTCGAAGACACCCGGCGCACGGTGACGACCGACAGCGGGATCGAGGTCGAGCCGTGCTACGGTCCCCAAGACGCCTCCCATCAGCCGGGCGTCTTCCCCTTCACGCGCGGAATCTATCCGGACATGTACCGGGGTCGGGTGTGGACGATGCGCCAGTACGCCGGTTTCGGTACGGCAGAGGAGACCAACGAGCGCTTCCGATATCTGCTCGACCGCGGCCAGACCGGCCTCTCGGTCGCCTTCGACCTGCCAACGCAGATGGGGTACGACTCGGACGGAGCGATGGCGGAAGGCGAGGTGGGGCGTGTGGGGGTCGCGATCGATTCGCTCGCGGACATGCGGCGACTCTTCGACGGCATCCGTCTCGACGATGTCTCCACGTCGATGACGATCAACTCGACGGCGTCGATTCTCCTGGCTTTCTACGTCGCCCTCGGCGACGAGCGAGGCGTGCCCCGGGACTCGCTCGCCGGCACGGTGCAGAACGACGTGCTCAAGGAGTACGTCGCACGAGGCACGTACATCTATCCGGTGGACGCGAGTCTGAGGCTCGTCTCGGACATCATCGTGTTCTGCTCTCGTGAGATTCCTCGCTGGAACGCGATCTCGATCTCCGGCTACCACATCCGGGAGGCCGGGTCCACGGCTCCTCAGGAGGTCGCATTCACATTTGCCAACGGGCTCGAGTACGTGGCGCGTGCAATCAGCGCTGGCCTCGACATCGAATCGTTCGCGCCGCGGCTTTCCTTCTTTTTCGCAGCACACAACGATCTGCTCGAGGAAGTAGCGAAGTTCCGGGCGGCCCGCCGCCTGTGGGCTAGGCTGCTCAAAGAGCGTTACGGCGCCTCCGACGAGTCGTGCCGGCTCCGCTTCCACACGCAGACCGGCGGCTCGACGCTGACGGCCCAGCAGCCGCTCAACAATGTGGTTCGCGTCACCGTGCAGGCGCTGGCGGCCACGTTAGGCGGCACGCAGTCGCTACATACGAACGCTTTCGACGAGGCCCTCGCGCTCCCCACAGAGGAGTCCGCAAGGCTCGCTCTCCGTACCCAGCAGATCATTGCCGCGGAATGCGGTGTCACGCGCACCGCGGATCCGCTCGGCGGTTCGCACTACGTCGAGGCGCTCACGGACGAGATCGAGCGACGCGCCGTCCAATATCTCGACGTCATCGATGAGCTCGGTGGAGCCTCGAAGGCAATCGACTACATGCGGGAGGAGATCCACCGGGCGGCGTATGCCTTCCAGATGGATATCGAGTCGGGTGAGCGTCCCGTGGTCGGTGTGAATCTGCACACCGAGGACGAGGGGCCTGGGCGCGTCGGCCAACCCGACCATTCCGCGCTCGAGCGTGGTCAAATCGAACGCCTCACCGCTTTCAAGGGCGAACGCGACGCCGCCGAGGTGCGGGCTCGCCTCGTCGCGATCCGCGACGGAGCCCGCGGCACCAGCAACCTGTTGCCTTCCATCATCGAGGCGGTGAAAGCCGGGGTGACACTGGGCGAGATAAGCGACGGGCTGCGGGCCGAGTGGGGCGTGTTCGACGGGTAG
- a CDS encoding biotin/lipoyl-binding protein has translation MIYHVAIGKRTFEVKLGPDGVEIDGVAVDIDLAGLEGTAVRSLLMDGDSHRLLARRECRGRWDVHVGGHRFQAEVLDERAMAIREITAAVSRPVGPSPVRAPMPGLVVRVEVSVDDIVTAGQGVAIIEAMKMENELTAEVAARISAVHVAQGDAVKRGQVLVELAAIEQDEQDAP, from the coding sequence ATGATCTACCACGTGGCCATCGGCAAGCGCACGTTCGAAGTGAAGCTCGGCCCGGACGGAGTCGAGATCGACGGGGTGGCGGTGGACATCGATCTCGCGGGCCTCGAGGGGACCGCGGTGCGTAGCCTTCTGATGGATGGCGACTCCCATCGATTGCTCGCACGTCGCGAGTGCAGAGGGCGATGGGATGTGCACGTGGGAGGTCACCGATTCCAGGCTGAGGTGCTCGACGAACGCGCCATGGCGATTCGGGAGATCACGGCGGCCGTATCGAGACCTGTGGGACCGAGTCCAGTGCGAGCACCGATGCCTGGCCTGGTGGTCAGAGTTGAGGTATCCGTGGACGACATCGTGACGGCCGGGCAGGGGGTGGCCATCATAGAGGCAATGAAGATGGAAAACGAGCTGACCGCGGAAGTGGCGGCGCGCATCTCCGCCGTGCATGTCGCGCAGGGAGACGCCGTCAAGAGGGGCCAGGTGCTCGTCGAGCTCGCAGCCATCGAGCAAGACGAGCAGGACGCCCCGTGA